A genomic region of Ewingella sp. CoE-038-23 contains the following coding sequences:
- a CDS encoding MFS transporter: protein MPSHDCQPASAPSDSAPLPGVAQQHATRIIFFLSGFAMAAWAPLVPFAKLRLDISDGTLGLLLLCIGAGSTFSMPLTGFLTGRLGCKNVILLAATMLCLDLPFLTLADGVGTMALALLVFGAAIGMVDVAMNVHAVVVEKASGRAMMSGFHGFFSLGSIFGALAVTLLLYFGLTPFQSILLVVALMIVALIPTTPHFWQHTRNSSDEPMFVLPRGWVIFLGLLCFVMFMTEGAMLDWSALFLATERGVSNHQAGIGYAVFSVAMTVGRLTGDRIISILGRFKVLLLGSLCASLGVILLVNVESLWAAGIGFIMTGFGASNLVPIMFSAAGNQTSMPANLAIASVTTLGYAGILAGPALIGFIAQLSSLSVALSCVAVSLLLVTASARAVTR from the coding sequence ATGCCCAGCCACGACTGCCAACCAGCCTCTGCGCCGTCAGATTCTGCCCCTCTTCCCGGTGTTGCTCAGCAACACGCCACGCGGATCATTTTCTTCTTGTCTGGTTTTGCGATGGCGGCGTGGGCGCCATTGGTGCCTTTTGCCAAATTACGCTTAGATATCAGCGACGGGACGCTGGGTTTGCTGCTGCTGTGCATTGGTGCAGGTTCAACATTTTCCATGCCGTTGACCGGCTTTCTCACCGGTCGTTTAGGCTGTAAAAATGTTATTTTGCTTGCTGCAACAATGCTTTGCCTAGACCTGCCTTTCCTTACTCTGGCCGACGGCGTGGGCACAATGGCATTAGCGCTGCTGGTGTTTGGTGCCGCGATTGGCATGGTGGATGTGGCGATGAACGTGCACGCCGTGGTGGTAGAAAAAGCCAGCGGCCGCGCAATGATGTCGGGTTTTCACGGATTTTTCAGCCTGGGTAGTATTTTTGGCGCGCTGGCGGTGACACTTCTTCTGTACTTCGGACTGACGCCTTTTCAATCAATTTTACTTGTGGTCGCGCTGATGATTGTGGCGCTTATTCCCACCACGCCGCACTTCTGGCAGCACACCCGCAATAGCAGTGACGAACCGATGTTCGTCTTGCCGCGCGGCTGGGTGATTTTCCTTGGTCTGCTGTGCTTTGTGATGTTCATGACCGAAGGCGCCATGCTCGACTGGAGCGCGCTGTTCCTCGCCACTGAGCGCGGCGTCAGTAATCATCAGGCAGGAATTGGCTATGCTGTTTTCTCTGTCGCCATGACGGTGGGCCGCCTGACGGGAGATCGCATTATCAGCATCTTGGGACGGTTCAAGGTCCTGCTGCTGGGCAGCCTGTGCGCCAGCCTCGGCGTTATCCTGCTGGTCAACGTGGAAAGCTTGTGGGCTGCGGGAATTGGATTCATTATGACGGGGTTTGGCGCCTCTAATTTAGTGCCTATAATGTTCAGCGCAGCGGGCAATCAAACCTCCATGCCAGCGAATTTGGCGATTGCTTCTGTGACAACGCTTGGCTATGCCGGTATTCTTGCTGGCCCAGCCTTAATTGGTTTTATTGCTCAACTCAGCAGCTTATCGGTTGCACTAAGTTGCGTAGCCGTCTCGCTGCTGCTGGTTACAGCCAGCGCGCGCGCCGTGACTCGATAA